A section of the Roseivirga sp. BDSF3-8 genome encodes:
- a CDS encoding IS1182 family transposase, producing MSEKIVFKDYNPKQIMLLPPSLEELIEADHPVRVVNEVVDRLDIAPLLTGYKPGGTSVYHPRMLLKILIYGYMSNIYSTRKLEAAIGQNVHFMWLAGMNKPDHNTIARFRCDRLKDSLKVIFAQIVMFLVDEGLLDLKTVYTDGTKIEAQANRYTFVWGRSIKTNTEKISQQLEELWDYTQRVAEDELYQEKPDFSKIDARKVSDTIDRIDQALTGKKIAKGKRQKLTYARKNWPGKLAEYQQKQAILGQRNSYSKTDHDATFMMMKEDHMRNGQLKPGYNLQISTSNQYLVNYTIHQNPTDTLTLQPHLKNYQQLYNTLPDTICADAGYGSEENYDYLKDKVEKAYVKYNYFHKEQTRKWKQDISKSQNLHYNEEQDKVYCPAGQPMDHIGKRKTKTKSGYEQTYAQYQARNCLECPLRSGCFKAKGNRIVEINHNLRTHKQKVRDMLMSDQGIAHRKQRPADVETVFAAIKHNRGFRRFMMRGTEKVEIEAGLLAIAHNLLKKAS from the coding sequence ATAAGCGAAAAGATAGTTTTTAAAGACTACAACCCCAAGCAAATTATGCTTTTACCTCCGAGCCTGGAGGAGTTAATAGAGGCAGACCATCCAGTTCGGGTGGTCAACGAAGTGGTCGATCGTCTTGATATTGCCCCTCTATTGACTGGTTATAAGCCTGGCGGTACATCAGTATATCATCCAAGGATGCTGCTTAAAATATTGATTTACGGGTATATGAGTAATATCTACTCTACCCGCAAGTTGGAGGCAGCTATTGGTCAAAACGTTCACTTCATGTGGTTGGCAGGTATGAACAAGCCTGACCATAACACTATTGCCCGTTTTCGATGCGATCGGTTGAAAGATAGCCTGAAGGTGATCTTTGCTCAGATTGTAATGTTCTTAGTTGATGAGGGCCTACTGGACTTAAAGACAGTTTACACCGACGGCACCAAGATAGAAGCCCAGGCTAATCGCTACACGTTTGTGTGGGGCAGGTCTATTAAGACCAATACCGAAAAGATAAGCCAACAGCTTGAAGAGTTGTGGGACTATACCCAGCGGGTGGCAGAAGACGAGTTATATCAGGAAAAGCCTGATTTTAGCAAAATCGATGCTCGAAAGGTTAGTGATACTATTGATAGGATTGACCAGGCACTCACGGGCAAGAAGATAGCAAAAGGGAAGAGGCAGAAGCTTACCTATGCACGAAAAAACTGGCCTGGGAAGCTGGCTGAATACCAGCAGAAGCAAGCTATACTGGGACAACGAAACAGCTATTCAAAGACTGACCACGATGCAACCTTTATGATGATGAAGGAAGACCATATGCGAAATGGACAGCTCAAGCCGGGCTATAACCTTCAGATCAGCACCTCCAATCAATACTTGGTAAACTACACGATCCATCAAAATCCTACCGACACCCTAACGTTACAACCCCATCTTAAGAACTATCAGCAGTTATATAACACCCTGCCTGACACTATATGCGCTGATGCAGGATATGGTAGCGAAGAGAACTATGACTATCTGAAAGATAAAGTAGAGAAGGCCTATGTAAAGTATAATTACTTCCATAAGGAGCAAACCAGAAAATGGAAGCAAGACATATCTAAATCTCAGAACCTGCATTACAACGAAGAGCAGGATAAGGTCTATTGCCCGGCAGGCCAGCCAATGGATCATATAGGAAAGCGAAAAACAAAAACTAAGTCGGGTTATGAACAAACTTATGCACAATATCAGGCCAGAAACTGCCTGGAGTGTCCATTAAGGAGCGGTTGTTTTAAAGCAAAAGGCAACCGGATAGTTGAGATCAATCATAACCTTAGAACTCACAAGCAAAAAGTGCGGGATATGCTTATGAGTGACCAGGGAATAGCTCATCGCAAGCAGCGACCGGCA
- a CDS encoding fatty acid desaturase, giving the protein MKLQFLEGNNSDFYNELTHKVDKYFKENKLSRYADTGMVLKTIFITVTYLAMYGLLITSSFNAFTGILYCVIMGLMHPLFFINIGHDALHHTYSKKKSVNRFLAYFLNFAGLNAYINRILHLKVHHLFTSVEGYDIIIEEYSVLRLSENQPYEKMHKYQVYYAPLIYSLFSIFLIFSIDFVLFKRSRMGNSPIEHSKGEMAKLYLQKLSYLFFMLVLPLMVVNVAWYWVVMGFFLVHMISGLALAMVGVLNHQINESVFPQPNEDGYITNSRKNHELEATIDFAPYSKLALWYFGGFNTHTAHHLFPNLCHTHYIPVTRMIEETVKDYGLTYRKHSLAGAIKSHFAYLKRLSKPPKAVKVS; this is encoded by the coding sequence ATGAAACTGCAATTTCTTGAAGGGAACAACTCAGACTTCTACAATGAGCTGACCCATAAGGTAGATAAGTACTTTAAGGAAAATAAGCTCAGCCGCTACGCCGATACGGGCATGGTGCTGAAGACTATTTTCATTACCGTAACCTACCTGGCCATGTACGGCCTCCTCATCACCAGCAGCTTCAATGCATTTACCGGCATACTGTACTGCGTGATTATGGGCCTGATGCACCCGCTGTTCTTTATAAACATAGGTCATGATGCCCTGCACCATACCTACAGCAAAAAGAAGAGCGTGAACCGCTTTCTGGCATACTTCCTCAATTTTGCCGGACTTAATGCCTACATCAACCGCATTTTGCACCTCAAGGTACACCACCTATTTACCAGTGTGGAGGGGTATGATATCATTATTGAGGAATACAGTGTACTGCGCCTGTCTGAAAACCAGCCATACGAGAAGATGCACAAGTACCAGGTGTATTATGCGCCCTTGATCTATTCCCTGTTCTCCATCTTCCTCATCTTTTCCATAGACTTTGTACTCTTTAAGCGTAGCCGCATGGGCAATTCGCCTATAGAGCACTCTAAGGGAGAGATGGCTAAGCTCTATTTACAAAAACTCAGCTACCTCTTCTTTATGCTTGTATTACCCCTGATGGTGGTAAATGTAGCATGGTACTGGGTGGTTATGGGCTTTTTCTTAGTGCACATGATCAGCGGACTGGCATTGGCTATGGTAGGGGTGCTTAATCACCAGATCAATGAGTCAGTGTTCCCCCAGCCTAACGAAGATGGCTACATAACCAATAGCCGCAAAAACCATGAGCTGGAGGCTACAATAGACTTTGCTCCCTATAGCAAACTGGCTCTTTGGTATTTTGGCGGGTTTAATACCCACACCGCCCACCATCTTTTCCCTAACCTCTGTCATACCCACTACATTCCGGTTACCCGTATGATAGAAGAGACGGTAAAGGACTACGGACTTACCTATCGTAAGCATTCCCTCGCCGGGGCTATCAAATCACACTTCGCCTACCTGAAGCGATTATCCAAGCCACCAAAAGCCGTAAAGGTTTCATGA